Below is a genomic region from bacterium.
TAATCGCCAAATATTGGCTCTAATCCCTCAGGTGGAACTTCATCCAGCACATCCCTCATCTGAGTCTCTTTAGGTATTTTTGCTACATTAAAAAGGGTCGTTAAATTGTTCCACTGTGTCTTTTCTTCCAATCGCCGTTGAAACTCAAGCATTGATGAGTCTTGAAAATACATCATCGCCAAACCACTCATCACACAATCAGTTAAAGAATAATCTGTCTTCCCTGGTTGACGATAATCCGCAATCTCAGAAATCCGAAACGCTGCCTGGTTGACTAAACTCTTAAATCTTAAATGCTTCTTGATATGCATAATTATCCCCCCTCCTTTTTTAAGATAGATTATGCCTCTTATTTATATACCACATTTAAGATAAAAAGTCTATATCTTTTTTCAAAAAACAAAAATCTTTACGAAAAATATATTTCATAATCCCGAAAAACCCTCATAAATACCCATTTCTTATTTTCACCGAGAATTGCTGTACACCCACGCAATCAAGTATAGTTTTTGCTGCCCGAATCGTTGCTCCAGAACCACCCAGTCTTTCCTTTACCTGTTTCAACTCGGTTATCATTTTTCCCCTTTTGTCTTCATTTTCCAATAACTCTATGGCATATTGGGAAATAAGTTCAGGCTCAGCCTTATTTTGGAGTAATTCTGGAACAATCTCTTTTCCGGCAACGATATTTGGCAAGCCAATAAAACCACCCGTAGAAACTAATATCTTACCCAATTGCCAGGTGAGCCAGTTGAGTTTATAAACGATAATCATCGGCACGCCTATTAAGGCGGCTTCTAATGTCGCTGTTCCGGAGGCAACGATGAGTAAATCACTTATGTTCATTACCTCATAGGTATTGTTTGATACTATTTTCGTATTTCGAAGTTTGAATTTCAAAATATCCTCTTTTGATAAAGTCGGGGCTAAAGGCAGGATAAATTGGGCATCCGGAAAATGTCTCTGAATTTTTTCAACCCCGGATAACATAATTGGCAATAAAACCTTAATCTCACTTTTTCTACTGCCAGGCAACACGCCAATAATTTTCTTTTTCTGGTCCAGATTAAACTCTTTGCAAGCTTCTTCTTTACTCATTTGAGGGCTGACGATGTCTAATAAGGGATGACCAATAAATTCTACCTTATTGCCTGCCTCTTGATAAATCCTTGCCTCAAAATCAAATATACAAATAACCTTATCG
It encodes:
- a CDS encoding transposase family protein; translated protein: MHIKKHLRFKSLVNQAAFRISEIADYRQPGKTDYSLTDCVMSGLAMMYFQDSSMLEFQRRLEEKTQWNNLTTLFNVAKIPKETQMRDVLDEVPPEGLEPIFGD
- the lpxB gene encoding lipid-A-disaccharide synthase, which encodes MGKVIGKRLKEMKKIVIITGEASGDLYGGKLAQAIKELSPDVHLQGMGGSNMALAGVKIDFDISDLCAIGAIEIITKIPKFIYRLKEVGNYLEKEKPHLLVLIDFPEFNMRLAKTARRLNIPTVYYIPPTAWAWRKGRAKTMTKLVDKVICIFDFEARIYQEAGNKVEFIGHPLLDIVSPQMSKEEACKEFNLDQKKKIIGVLPGSRKSEIKVLLPIMLSGVEKIQRHFPDAQFILPLAPTLSKEDILKFKLRNTKIVSNNTYEVMNISDLLIVASGTATLEAALIGVPMIIVYKLNWLTWQLGKILVSTGGFIGLPNIVAGKEIVPELLQNKAEPELISQYAIELLENEDKRGKMITELKQVKERLGGSGATIRAAKTILDCVGVQQFSVKIRNGYL